NNNNNNNNNNNNNNNNNNNNNNNNNNNNNNNNNNNNNNNNNNNNNNNNNNNNNNNNNNNNNNNNNNNNNNNNNNNNNNNNNNNNNNNNNNNNNNNNNNNNNNNNNNNNNNNNNNNNNNNNNNNNNNNNNNNNNNNNNNNNNNNNNNNNNNNNNNNNNNNNNNNNNNNNNNNNNNNNNNNNNNNNNNNNNNNNNNNNNNNNNNNNNNNNNNNNNNNNNNNNNNNNNNNNNNNNNNNNNNNNNNNNNNNNNNNNNNNNNNNNNNNNNNNNNNNNNNNNNNNNNNNNNNNNNNNNNNNNNNNNNNNNNNNNNNNNNNNNNNNNNNNNNNNNNNNNNNNNNNNNNNNNNNNNNNNNNNNNNNNNNNNNNNNNNNNNNNNNNNNNNNNNNNNNNNNNNNNNNNNNNNNNNNNNNNNNNNNNNNNNNNNNNNNNNNNNNNNNNNNNNNNNNNNNNNNNNNNNNNNNNNNNNNNNNNNNNNNNNNNNNNNNNNNNNNNNNNNNNNNNNNNNNNNNNNNNNNNNNNNNNNNNNNNNNNNNNNNNNNNNNNNNNNNNNNNNNNNNNNNNNNNNNNNNNNNNNNNNNNNNNNNNNNNNNNNNNNNNNNNNNNNNNNNNNNNNNNNNNNNNNNNNNNNNNNNNNNNNNNNNNNNNNNNNNNNNNNNNNNNNNNNNNNNNNNNNNNNNNNNNNNNNNNNNNNNNNNNNNNNNNNNNNNNNNNNNNNNNNNNNNNNNNNNNNNNNNNNNNNNNNNNNNNNNNNNNNNNNNNNNNNNNNNNNNNNNNNNNNNNNNNNNNNNNNNNNNNNNNNNNNNNNNNNNNNNNNNNNNNNNNNNNNNNNNNNNNNNNNNNNNNNNNNNNNNNNNNNNNNNNNNNNNNNNNNNNNNNNNNNNNNNNNNNNNNNNNNNNNNNNNNNNNNNNNNNNNNNNNNNNNAATTGTTTGTActggggattgcacaacactaaataaatatcgattttaggggaaagagtgaagtttgttctttattaacgaTAAGGATGCgaggtcgtcactaaaacgagccaagatcgtgctcgtcagttcacaggagaactgacaagtgagtcacgacgagctcggaagctaacAGGAAATTGTacagaaaataacaacaatgtttagacgcaaagtattgctctctgtGTATTGTTCGAGGGTCTGATCCCCCTTCTCCAATGAgtactgtttctttatatagtggACTGTAGACCGAGGGTTTTCTAGGGTTCCCACCGtaaattcccgagattgccctttacGGATTATTAACGTCTTTCATCTGATTTCGTCGGGCTAAAATCACAGAACTTATCTTGTTGGGCCAAGTGGCATATTGGAGTGCAGCCCATGTCCAACACCGTCTCAACCACATGACCCGATTAATTCCAAACCCGTTTCTCACGGTATTAGtgggacatatatatatatatatatatatgtgtttttgtcTCTCCTTTTGTCTACTGCTCAATTTGACTTAGGTTTATAAGTATTATTACCAACGCGTTTCTATTTCTAAAGATTTGGTTGgtgtccaaaaaaaacaaactattcaTAATCTTCCTGCTTTAATTCCAAGGAAGACTTGCCAAGTCAAGCCCTTAGCAGAGATTGTTCTATTATAAAGAGAAGTGCGTAAGCTGTCTATCACATACcaatttaccaaacaaaaatattatcatgattCAAAGCCAGTCTTATTGCTttggtattattattaccaTCTGTTTCCTCTTTTGCCTTCCTCCCTTACAAAACACCGTTGCTTCTCCCACACGGTCCCTGTGCCGCCGCGACCAAAGAGATGCTCTTTTGAAGCTTCAAAAGGAGTTCCCGATCTATTCTGACTTCAGCTATCATGTAACAACAACTTCATGGAACAAGAGCATTGACTGTTGTTTTTGGGAGGGTGTCACGTGTGATGCTATTTTGGGAGAGGTGATATCACTTAAACTTGTTTCCTATATTGGCAACACCTCTTTGAAAACTAGCAGTGGTCTTTTTAAACTCCAACATCTCCGTTCTCTAGATCTTTCAGATTGCAATCTCCAAGGAGAGATTCCTTCTTTGATTGGAAATCTTTCTCATCTCACACATCTTTCTCTTTCCCGTAACCAATTAGTAGGTGAAGTTCCTATTACGATTGGAAATCTTTCTCATCTCACATATCTTGATCTTTTTAGCAATAAATTAGTAGGTGAAGTTCCGACTTCAATCGGTAACCTAAACCAACTAGATTACATTAATCTTGGAAAAAATTATCTTAGAGGTAATATTCTTACTTCATTTGGCAACTTTACGGAGCTTTATGAATTAAACCTCCGTGAAAATCAATTCACTGGTGGGATTAGCGTATTAGCCAATTTAACCAGCTTGTCCGAAATAGACATCTCCCTCAATCACTTCAAATCCTCGTTTCCCTCTTATGACCGCCGCCACAACCACCTGTTTATATTTTCGGGATATGGAAACTCCTTTTCCGGACCGTTTCCAACATCCTTGCTCATGCAACCTTTCTTAGACAAGATTGATTTAAGCGGAAACCAATTCGAGGGATCAATTGATTTTGAGAATACGTCGTCCTCGACTATGCTTAGAGAGTTACATGTCGGCGGCAACAATTTTGATGGACTAATCCCAGAATCTATATCGAAACTAGTCAATCTTGAAGGTCTAGTTCTTAGCCACAACAATTTCCGAGGAGAAATCCCTAGATCTATATCAAAATTAGGCAATCTCTTTTCTTTAGAACTTAGCCACAACAATTTAGGAGGGCAAGTCCCTAAATCTATATCAAAGTTAGGCAATCTCTACTCTCTAGATCTCAGCCATAACAATTTCGGAGGAGGAGTCCCTAGATCTATGTCAAAATTAGTCAACCACCTCACTTTGATTGATCTTTCCCACAATAAATTGGAAGGTCAAGTACCTCAGTTTTTTTGGAGGTTTCTGGCTTTTTCGTCAATAAAGCTTTCTCATAATTCGTTCACTAGCTTCGAGAATCCAGTGGAAGTTATCAATGGTGCATCAATGGAAGAGTTGGATTTTGGTTCAAATTCACTCCAAGGACTAATTCCCCAATGGATTTGCAACTTCACAGATTTGTATTTATTAGATTTGTCCAACAACCATTTCACTGGCTCGATTCCTCAATGTTTGAAGAATTCTCATCTCATTGGGTTAAATCTGAGAAACAACAGTCTAAGTGGATTTCTGCCAGAGTTGGATAGCTTGATGTCACTTGATGTCAGCTACAACAATTTGgtgggaaaacttccaaaatCTTTGATCCATTGCGAGTGGATGGAGTTTCTTAATGTGCAAGAAAACAAGATCAAGGACACGTTTCCATTTTGGTTGGGCTCTCTACAAAACTTAACGGTTCTTGTACTTCGATCAAATGCCTTCTATGGTCCTGTctataactcctctgcctatttAGGGTTTCCAAGTATGAGGATCATTGACATATCCGATAACAACTTCGTTGGATCGTTACCACAAGATTATTTTGCCAATTGGACTGAAATGTCTAAGGTGTTTGAGAGTAATGAAGACATACCAGAGATGAACTACATGAGCTATAACGCTTCCACCATGTATGATTCCATTGATTTGGTGTACAAAGGAGTAGACACAGATTTTGTTCGGATCTTTAAAGCCTTGAGAGTCATTGATTTTTCTGGTAACCAATTTTACGGATATATCCCTAGAAGCATTGGTCTATTAAGCGAATTACGTCTTCTCAACTTGTCCGGCAATGGATTCACAGGCAACATCCCACCAACCTTGGAAAATATTACAAAGCTCGAGACATTGGACCTATCGCGGAATAACTTGTCAGGTGAAATTCCTCAAGGTCTCGGGAAGCTCTCGTTTCTGTCCATTATCAACTTCTCCTACAATCATCTTGAAGGACTGTTGCCACGGAGTACACAGTTTGGAAGTCAAAATTGTTCTTCATTTGTGGGTAATTCGGGACTATATGGCCTCGAGAATATTTGTGGAGAAAGCCATCAACCCGATGATGAATCCTCGTCTGAACCAGAAGAACCAGTGCTTAATTGGATAGCAGCCATGATAGCAGTTGGACCTGGTGTGTTTTGTGGATTAGTGATTGGACATATCTTCACTTCATACAAACACGAGTGGTTTATAGCTCGTTAAACCTATCTCTCTCACAGTTTTCGTCATGTTTGTACTCCGGTTTGTAGTTCGTTAGGTGTTTATTCTCTTGTAATTTGTTCGTTTCGTGgttttcttttaaacaaatgTCAATGTTATAAGCTGTAATGTTCTCACCATTTTGTGTAATATGATCCATGTTTGTATGTATCTTTGTTATAAATCTTTAACAAAGTGTCTTGAAAatcttatttaatatttatatctcATAGcaatctatttatatataattttagttaaaaaaaactttgttttagttggttcaaaagaaatatttacatCATCTGTAACATGATATAGGAGGAATAAAATAGAGACTCtgtttctccattttttttttttttttttttNttcacaattcttttttttttgaataaacaaataatgatCATTTTGAAGAATACGTACAgtttctcaaatcttttttaaaacagagtaaataaatccaaaaattcATCCGCCTAGTGAAGaagatttggggaaaaaagaaatcatttacATGCAAGATTAAATTTTCAAGAGTAAAAAATGCAAATATTCCACTATCTTTAGCAAATATCACAAATACTCCAATATGTTGCTTTATCACTTGTCAATTGTCATaataaaaaatgcaaatatCACTTGTCAaacaatgcatatatatatatatatatgaaacaaataattacatatttcaaacaaaaaagttgCCTGTTGCCGAGTTTCAACCCAAAAATACTCTAATACTGTATGTTGctttaaacccaaaaatatatgaattgaGATGAATTTAACAAGTTTGTTACAACCGTATCCGATAATGCATCAATtgagatgaatttaaccagAGTGTTACAATGAAACTTATGCCAATCTGggaattattattatatagatgaattttattattatatagataaaataCTCTAATACTGTATGTTGCTTTAAACCCATATGAATTGAGATGAATTTAACAAGCTTGTTACAACCGTATCCGATAATGCATCAATTGAGATGTATTTAACCAGAGTGTTACAATGAAACTTATGCCAATCTGggaattattattatatagatgaattttattattatatagataaaataCTCTAATACTGTATGTTGCTTTAAACCCATATGAATTGAGATGAATTTAACAAGCTTGTTACAACCGTATCCGATAATGCATCAATTGAGATGTATTTAACCAGAGTGTTACAATGAAACTTATGCCAATCTGggaattattattatatagatgttgaaacaaacaatgacatatttcaaacaaaaaggCTTTCTGCTGCTACGAATCTTATgttaagctatatatatatatatatatatatatattagaagtaGATTCGTGCGATGCGCGagataactttataataattttaacatattatagatttaataaaatatctaaaattttatattttgtgtttgcataaattattttatgtttgttatttgtttttttaaaaaataagtattCTCAGTCACTTAAAATGAATGATTATTGATTAGTTAAGCATTAAACCGTTTTTTGCTAAGACAAAAGGTTACTTTAAAATACTTAGTCTATATCCCATAATATATAGAGCTCTTCATGTTTTGATGCACAAAAACGTACACACATTTTTTACGTATAAAGAATATTGATtacgtataaaataaaatacggCTGAACATGAacattatgtgttagtttgtccgcatttaacataatctataaaacaacAATATCATCTGAAACCAGACACCTCCAAGAAGGGCGATACAATagcttgaatttctcgaataaCCTCTTCTTAAGCCAAAACTCATGCTCTTTCTTCATTCTCTGtgtaattaatttcattaattagataactaaaggtaacataaataattgtgatatttatatattaacagcatgcttcacacatgcttaaaagt
The Camelina sativa cultivar DH55 chromosome 15, Cs, whole genome shotgun sequence DNA segment above includes these coding regions:
- the LOC104746776 gene encoding receptor-like protein 12 — protein: MIQSQSYCFGIIITICFLFCLPPLQNTVASPTRSLCRRDQRDALLKLQKEFPIYSDFSYHVTTTSWNKSIDCCFWEGVTCDAILGEVISLKLVSYIGNTSLKTSSGLFKLQHLRSLDLSDCNLQGEIPSLIGNLSHLTHLSLSRNQLVGEVPITIGNLSHLTYLDLFSNKLVGEVPTSIGNLNQLDYINLGKNYLRGNILTSFGNFTELYELNLRENQFTGGISVLANLTSLSEIDISLNHFKSSFPSYDRRHNHLFIFSGYGNSFSGPFPTSLLMQPFLDKIDLSGNQFEGSIDFENTSSSTMLRELHVGGNNFDGLIPESISKLVNLEGLVLSHNNFRGEIPRSISKLGNLFSLELSHNNLGGQVPKSISKLGNLYSLDLSHNNFGGGVPRSMSKLVNHLTLIDLSHNKLEGQVPQFFWRFLAFSSIKLSHNSFTSFENPVEVINGASMEELDFGSNSLQGLIPQWICNFTDLYLLDLSNNHFTGSIPQCLKNSHLIGLNLRNNSLSGFLPELDSLMSLDVSYNNLVGKLPKSLIHCEWMEFLNVQENKIKDTFPFWLGSLQNLTVLVLRSNAFYGPVYNSSAYLGFPSMRIIDISDNNFVGSLPQDYFANWTEMSKVFESNEDIPEMNYMSYNASTMYDSIDLVYKGVDTDFVRIFKALRVIDFSGNQFYGYIPRSIGLLSELRLLNLSGNGFTGNIPPTLENITKLETLDLSRNNLSGEIPQGLGKLSFLSIINFSYNHLEGLLPRSTQFGSQNCSSFVGNSGLYGLENICGESHQPDDESSSEPEEPVLNWIAAMIAVGPGVFCGLVIGHIFTSYKHEWFIAR